From Halalkalicoccus sp. CG83, one genomic window encodes:
- a CDS encoding DUF7511 domain-containing protein yields MSVPFQAHDDDGPFRLITHEEGERLDCWTVVPETLASDERYTAWISADSSTFADLEEWR; encoded by the coding sequence GTGAGCGTTCCATTCCAAGCGCACGACGACGACGGACCGTTCCGCCTCATCACGCACGAGGAGGGCGAGCGGCTCGACTGCTGGACGGTCGTCCCCGAGACGCTTGCGTCCGACGAGCGATACACCGCCTGGATCAGCGCCGACTCCTCGACGTTCGCCGACCTCGAGGAGTGGCGCTGA
- a CDS encoding ROK family protein, producing MAYYAGVDLGATNTRAAVADEEGTILATAKRSTPAGPTGIDVTEAVLRTLREACSMAEVDPREVRAAGIGSFGPFDLAAGTIENPANLPDTVETVPLTGPVEKLIGSERVYLHNDTIAGVIGERFHAERNPDDMVYLTISSGIGAGVAVDGNVLTGWDGNAGEVGHMTLDPEGLRTCGCGHDGHWEAYCSGNNIPEYARLLYRDAQGMDTGLPIEDPDFSAADVFEQAERDEFARYVIDQVSHWNAMGVANLVHAYAPLVVYVGGAVATNNPELTLDPVREKLEEMVFVNLPEIRLTTLGDDVVLHGAVASALTGGTGDRSRL from the coding sequence ATGGCATACTACGCCGGCGTGGACCTCGGCGCGACGAACACCCGAGCGGCCGTCGCCGACGAGGAGGGGACGATCCTGGCGACGGCGAAACGATCGACCCCGGCCGGACCGACGGGCATCGACGTCACCGAGGCGGTGTTGCGGACGCTCCGCGAGGCCTGTTCGATGGCAGAGGTCGATCCACGGGAGGTTCGGGCGGCGGGGATCGGGAGCTTCGGACCGTTCGACCTGGCGGCGGGGACGATCGAGAACCCCGCGAACCTCCCCGACACCGTCGAGACGGTCCCGCTGACGGGGCCCGTCGAGAAGCTGATCGGCTCCGAGCGGGTCTACCTCCACAACGACACCATCGCCGGGGTGATCGGCGAACGCTTTCACGCCGAGCGCAACCCCGACGACATGGTGTACCTGACCATCTCCTCGGGGATCGGTGCCGGCGTCGCGGTCGACGGCAACGTCCTCACCGGCTGGGACGGCAACGCCGGCGAGGTCGGCCACATGACGCTGGATCCCGAGGGGCTGCGGACCTGCGGCTGTGGCCACGACGGCCACTGGGAGGCCTACTGCTCGGGGAACAACATCCCCGAGTACGCCCGACTGCTCTACCGGGACGCACAGGGGATGGACACCGGCCTCCCGATCGAGGACCCCGACTTCTCCGCCGCCGACGTGTTCGAGCAGGCCGAGCGAGACGAGTTCGCCCGCTACGTGATCGACCAGGTCAGCCACTGGAACGCGATGGGCGTCGCGAACCTCGTCCACGCCTACGCCCCGCTCGTGGTCTACGTCGGCGGGGCGGTCGCGACGAACAACCCCGAACTGACGCTCGATCCCGTCCGGGAGAAGCTCGAGGAGATGGTGTTCGTCAACCTCCCCGAGATCCGGCTCACGACGCTCGGCGACGACGTCGTCCTCCACGGCGCGGTCGCGAGCGCGCTCACCGGCGGGACCGGCGACCGTTCGCGGCTGTGA
- a CDS encoding ABC transporter substrate-binding protein, with protein MRVVTLLPSATEIVHALGVEPVAVSHSCDHPPEVRETPAITHTSVDVAADSASIDEAVLEAERAGGVYGIDAEELERADPDLIVTQGVCDVCAVDTVLVREAVEERGLDCEVLTTDPHSLEDVLADVERIGRTIRREERATALVTDLRRRIERVRERTPDEGGPRTLDLDWMSPVMVGGHWVPELVESAGGEYGIVEPGRASTPVEWSSVIEFDPEALVVAPCGFDVDQTVENLAELTGREGWEDLTAVREGRAWVVDGSAYLNRPSHRLVDSLEVLAGLLHPERFDAPPETVARPLSTRSVA; from the coding sequence ATGCGCGTCGTCACCCTGCTACCCTCGGCGACCGAGATCGTCCACGCGCTCGGCGTCGAACCCGTCGCGGTCTCGCACAGCTGCGACCACCCGCCGGAGGTCCGCGAGACGCCCGCGATCACCCACACCTCGGTCGACGTGGCGGCCGACAGCGCCAGCATCGACGAGGCGGTGCTCGAGGCCGAGCGCGCGGGCGGCGTCTACGGGATCGATGCCGAGGAACTCGAGCGCGCCGACCCCGACCTGATCGTTACGCAGGGAGTCTGCGACGTCTGTGCGGTCGACACCGTCCTCGTGCGGGAGGCCGTCGAGGAGCGAGGGCTGGACTGTGAGGTGCTCACGACCGATCCCCACAGCCTGGAGGACGTCCTCGCGGACGTCGAGCGGATCGGACGGACGATCCGCCGCGAGGAGCGCGCCACCGCCCTGGTCACCGATCTCCGCAGGCGAATCGAGCGCGTCCGCGAGCGCACGCCCGACGAGGGCGGGCCACGCACCCTCGACCTCGACTGGATGTCCCCGGTGATGGTCGGCGGCCACTGGGTGCCCGAGCTCGTCGAATCCGCCGGCGGCGAGTACGGGATCGTCGAACCGGGCCGGGCCTCGACGCCCGTCGAGTGGTCCTCGGTGATCGAGTTCGACCCCGAGGCGCTCGTGGTCGCGCCCTGTGGGTTCGACGTCGATCAGACCGTGGAGAACCTCGCGGAGCTCACGGGCCGGGAGGGCTGGGAGGACCTCACGGCCGTTCGCGAGGGGCGAGCCTGGGTGGTCGACGGCTCGGCGTACCTCAACCGCCCGAGCCATCGCCTGGTCGACTCGCTCGAGGTACTCGCCGGCTTACTCCACCCTGAGCGGTTCGACGCACCCCCCGAGACCGTGGCTCGGCCCCTCTCGACGCGATCAGTCGCGTAG
- a CDS encoding DUF2171 domain-containing protein, whose translation MSSDSRTRPTEDDEGKNVLDANGDRVGLVAAVEGGTLHVETDPSITDDLKAALGWGDAEDTRAVDESEIERITGDTVHLASSGGGADTGTADTEGVEPGTGSESGIGAGSETGAREDVAADERAAGSGEVGDAGDGTTPRSTDTAGSEEDDTEVSEMPMDDTGDVTTGRTTESGGSDEMSETGVDEAAEDGATEEMGVPGEGVGTPEDEDVQDPAPDEPRDAEDAREVADDLDEDTEGPTENPEEQPSVGEAATRGAEEDDAKLGSDDERDDRQ comes from the coding sequence ATGAGCTCCGATTCTCGCACCCGACCGACCGAGGACGACGAGGGAAAGAACGTACTCGACGCAAACGGCGACCGCGTCGGCCTCGTAGCCGCAGTCGAGGGGGGGACGCTCCACGTCGAGACCGATCCGAGCATCACCGACGACCTCAAGGCCGCGCTGGGCTGGGGCGACGCCGAGGACACCCGGGCCGTCGACGAGTCCGAGATCGAGCGGATCACCGGCGACACCGTCCACCTCGCGTCGAGCGGGGGCGGAGCGGACACCGGGACCGCCGACACCGAGGGCGTCGAGCCGGGCACCGGCTCCGAGTCCGGCATCGGGGCCGGCTCCGAGACCGGAGCCCGCGAGGACGTAGCTGCGGACGAACGGGCGGCGGGGTCCGGGGAGGTCGGCGACGCGGGCGACGGGACCACCCCCCGATCCACGGACACCGCCGGAAGTGAGGAGGACGACACGGAGGTCTCCGAGATGCCGATGGACGACACGGGCGACGTCACCACCGGCCGGACGACCGAGTCCGGCGGAAGTGACGAGATGAGCGAGACGGGGGTCGACGAGGCTGCCGAGGATGGGGCGACCGAGGAGATGGGCGTCCCCGGCGAGGGGGTCGGAACGCCCGAGGACGAGGACGTTCAGGACCCCGCCCCAGACGAGCCGCGCGACGCCGAGGACGCCCGCGAGGTGGCCGACGACCTCGACGAGGACACCGAGGGCCCGACCGAGAACCCCGAGGAGCAGCCCTCGGTCGGCGAGGCCGCTACCCGCGGGGCCGAGGAGGACGACGCGAAGCTCGGCTCCGACGACGAACGCGACGACCGCCAGTAG
- a CDS encoding cell division protein SepF, giving the protein MGFMDKLLGEQTSQSRRRNVDDYVEVGLGDVEAGPGEGGTQIHIAEIDGQRDLIAIKDAIYDGDIVIADIVRLRTSDSTVEHVIDELRQVAQEVDGDIVQKGDDQIIVAPTGLSINRKKLGR; this is encoded by the coding sequence ATGGGGTTTATGGACAAACTGCTGGGCGAGCAGACCTCCCAAAGTCGCCGCCGAAACGTCGACGACTACGTCGAGGTCGGCCTCGGCGACGTCGAGGCGGGCCCGGGCGAGGGGGGTACGCAGATACACATCGCCGAGATCGACGGCCAGCGCGACCTGATCGCGATCAAGGACGCCATCTACGACGGGGACATCGTCATCGCGGACATCGTCAGGCTGCGAACGAGCGACAGCACGGTCGAGCACGTCATCGACGAGCTCAGACAGGTCGCCCAGGAGGTCGACGGCGACATCGTTCAGAAGGGTGACGATCAGATCATCGTCGCCCCGACGGGACTCTCGATCAACCGGAAGAAGCTCGGTCGCTGA
- a CDS encoding NifU family protein, with protein sequence MSTDAGDPDDAETLQSRVETWIAKQMPIIEMHGGTSAVRKAEPGGETIIELGGGCRGCEVSEITTGNIEAELLQWPEIEEVTVRAPEAGESFGVDQPESVMGIDRSEGGRG encoded by the coding sequence ATGAGCACCGACGCCGGCGACCCCGACGACGCGGAGACGCTCCAGTCCCGGGTCGAGACCTGGATCGCGAAACAGATGCCGATCATCGAGATGCACGGCGGGACGAGCGCCGTCCGCAAGGCCGAGCCCGGCGGCGAGACCATCATCGAACTCGGCGGCGGCTGTCGAGGCTGTGAGGTCAGCGAGATCACGACCGGCAACATCGAGGCCGAACTGCTCCAGTGGCCGGAGATCGAGGAGGTCACGGTACGGGCACCGGAGGCCGGCGAGAGCTTCGGCGTCGATCAGCCCGAGAGCGTCATGGGCATCGACCGCAGCGAGGGCGGTCGCGGATAG
- a CDS encoding GIY-YIG nuclease family protein, with the protein MGGTYTLVIELSESTTIEVGALGEHRFPAGWYAYTGSAFGPGGLSRVDRHRELARGERDVHHWHVDYLLDHDATRVDRAVRTTEREIECAVARALPDAGITGFGASDCGCSSHLAYTDDRRTLLAAVERAHR; encoded by the coding sequence ATGGGCGGGACGTACACGCTCGTGATCGAGCTCTCGGAGTCGACGACGATCGAGGTCGGCGCGCTGGGCGAACACCGCTTCCCGGCCGGCTGGTACGCGTACACCGGCAGCGCGTTCGGTCCCGGCGGCCTCTCGCGGGTCGACCGACATCGCGAGCTCGCGCGTGGCGAGCGAGACGTCCACCACTGGCACGTCGACTACCTGCTCGACCACGACGCGACTCGTGTCGATCGGGCGGTTCGCACCACCGAACGGGAGATCGAGTGTGCGGTCGCCCGCGCTCTCCCCGACGCCGGGATCACGGGGTTCGGAGCCTCGGACTGCGGCTGTTCGTCACATCTGGCGTACACGGACGACCGACGAACGCTGCTGGCGGCGGTCGAACGCGCTCACAGGTGA
- a CDS encoding MFS transporter yields the protein MSAEPESLDALSTFRRFLSLERDVLVLSLAMFAFSLGFQMTSRYIPEYMAALGASAFVIGLFGSVGNVISAVYPYPGGVLSDRIGSRVSLTAFGLLSSLGFAFWLVAPALGTVEIGGVVLEPWIWIFVGLFLAQAWKSFGLGATFAIVKQAVPPSRLARGFASTEVFRRTAFLVGPLIAAGVLYRFADFAVGFRYVLAIALVFGLLATAVQHYLYESEDSFGKEFEGLDAIRNDLRNLPPELRPLLVGDTLVRFANGMVYVFFVIVVTQFLEVGLTIGPFDLSPAVFFGVLLAVEMVIALVSMPLAAKFAESVGLKPVVALGFAVYAVFPVLLISAPANAGVVALLFAFSGLRFAGLPAHKALIVGPAERDTGGRVSGAYYLVRNAVVIPSAALGGAIYGGLSIPGTDLAYGGSPTVAFALSSLIGVAGTAYFLAFGREFEPYA from the coding sequence ATGAGCGCCGAGCCCGAGTCGCTGGACGCCCTCTCGACGTTCCGACGGTTCCTCTCCCTGGAACGGGACGTGCTCGTCCTCTCGCTCGCGATGTTCGCGTTCAGCCTCGGCTTCCAGATGACCAGCCGATACATTCCTGAGTACATGGCCGCACTGGGCGCCAGTGCGTTCGTGATCGGACTGTTCGGCAGCGTCGGGAACGTCATCAGCGCCGTCTACCCCTATCCGGGCGGCGTGCTCTCCGATCGAATCGGCTCGCGGGTCTCGCTCACCGCCTTCGGCCTGCTCTCGAGTCTCGGGTTCGCGTTCTGGCTCGTCGCGCCCGCCCTCGGTACCGTCGAGATCGGCGGGGTCGTCCTCGAGCCGTGGATCTGGATCTTCGTCGGACTGTTCCTCGCGCAGGCCTGGAAGTCGTTCGGGCTCGGTGCGACGTTCGCCATCGTCAAGCAGGCGGTCCCACCCTCGCGGCTCGCCCGCGGCTTCGCGAGCACCGAGGTCTTCCGTCGAACCGCCTTCCTCGTCGGCCCGCTGATCGCCGCCGGCGTGCTCTACCGCTTCGCCGACTTCGCCGTCGGCTTCCGGTACGTCCTCGCGATCGCTCTCGTCTTCGGCCTGCTCGCGACGGCCGTCCAGCACTACCTGTACGAATCGGAGGACTCCTTCGGCAAGGAGTTCGAGGGTCTCGACGCGATCCGGAACGACCTGCGGAACTTACCCCCCGAACTCCGCCCCCTGCTGGTCGGCGACACCCTGGTGCGCTTCGCCAACGGCATGGTCTACGTCTTCTTCGTGATCGTCGTCACCCAGTTCCTCGAGGTCGGACTCACGATCGGCCCGTTCGACCTCTCTCCCGCCGTCTTCTTCGGCGTGCTGCTCGCGGTCGAGATGGTGATCGCGCTGGTCTCGATGCCGCTGGCCGCGAAGTTCGCCGAATCGGTGGGGTTGAAGCCGGTCGTCGCGCTCGGCTTCGCGGTGTACGCGGTCTTCCCGGTACTCCTTATCTCCGCACCCGCGAACGCAGGGGTGGTCGCACTGCTGTTCGCGTTCTCGGGGCTTCGGTTCGCCGGGCTCCCCGCCCACAAGGCGCTGATCGTCGGCCCCGCCGAACGCGATACCGGCGGGCGGGTCTCGGGGGCGTACTACCTCGTGCGCAACGCGGTCGTGATCCCGAGCGCGGCGCTCGGCGGTGCGATCTACGGCGGGCTCTCGATCCCGGGGACCGACCTCGCCTACGGCGGCAGTCCCACCGTGGCGTTCGCGCTCTCGAGCCTGATCGGGGTCGCCGGCACGGCGTACTTCCTCGCGTTCGGGAGGGAGTTCGAGCCGTACGCCTGA
- a CDS encoding helix-turn-helix domain-containing protein, translating into MARTRLSITLPDGVWIEEVSTAQPEADFRVLAAMPGDGEDAGFGVVRIDAPDVESILAEMRAADDLASLSVLQRDEGRAIVQFETTEPLILLSARESRTPIELPVEIRNGVATVDVTGSREHLSVLGDRLRRFGLRFEVEYVHERVDTEELLSERQREVLLAAVEGGYYDTPRGCSLTELAEELGVAKSTCSETLHRVEEVIVKRFVRELPEREGAAPPAPTERS; encoded by the coding sequence ATGGCACGGACGCGGCTGTCGATCACGCTGCCGGACGGCGTCTGGATCGAGGAGGTCTCGACGGCTCAGCCGGAGGCCGACTTCCGCGTGCTGGCGGCGATGCCCGGCGACGGCGAGGACGCCGGGTTCGGGGTGGTGCGGATCGACGCGCCGGACGTCGAGTCGATCCTCGCGGAGATGCGCGCGGCCGACGACCTCGCGTCGCTGTCGGTCCTCCAGCGCGACGAGGGACGGGCGATCGTCCAGTTCGAGACGACCGAGCCCCTGATCCTGCTCTCGGCACGGGAGTCACGAACCCCGATCGAGCTCCCGGTCGAGATCCGGAACGGGGTCGCGACCGTCGACGTCACCGGCTCGCGCGAGCACCTCTCCGTGCTCGGCGACCGGCTCCGGAGGTTCGGACTCCGGTTCGAGGTCGAGTACGTCCACGAGCGAGTCGACACCGAGGAGCTGCTCTCGGAGCGACAGCGCGAGGTGCTGTTGGCGGCCGTCGAGGGCGGGTACTACGACACGCCACGGGGGTGCTCGCTCACGGAGCTCGCCGAGGAACTCGGCGTCGCGAAGTCGACCTGCAGCGAGACGCTCCACCGCGTCGAGGAGGTCATCGTGAAGCGGTTCGTCCGCGAGCTCCCCGAACGGGAAGGGGCGGCACCGCCGGCACCGACCGAGCGGTCGTAG
- a CDS encoding TVP38/TMEM64 family protein: protein MTTRDRLRALLGFALFGAIVVAAVAFGPERAVEVLLALQGSPWLLPLLFALYLLRPFVGWPHSPFAVAVGFYFGLVSGVLIALVGLLLTSLPPFAIGRYLEADAGAFGRVSELGERFAETTGDLRAVAGARLLPVPADLVSYGAGVAGVRTSRFVLGTVVGDLPWLVGLVFVGAQLEAFSAEGIEGLDPLTVLALTLVGLLVVGKPLYSRLRD, encoded by the coding sequence GTGACCACGCGCGATCGCCTCCGGGCGCTGCTCGGGTTCGCGCTGTTCGGCGCGATCGTGGTCGCGGCCGTCGCGTTCGGGCCCGAGCGGGCCGTCGAGGTTCTGTTGGCGCTTCAGGGCTCGCCGTGGCTGCTTCCCCTCCTGTTCGCGCTCTACCTGCTTCGGCCGTTCGTCGGCTGGCCACACAGCCCGTTTGCCGTCGCCGTCGGCTTCTACTTCGGGCTCGTCTCGGGCGTCCTCATCGCCCTCGTCGGCCTCCTGCTCACGAGCCTCCCGCCGTTCGCGATCGGGCGATACCTCGAGGCCGACGCCGGTGCGTTCGGCCGAGTGAGCGAGCTGGGCGAACGGTTCGCCGAGACGACCGGCGACCTTCGGGCGGTCGCGGGCGCACGGCTGCTTCCGGTTCCCGCCGACCTCGTCTCCTACGGTGCGGGCGTCGCCGGCGTGCGAACGAGCAGGTTCGTCCTCGGCACCGTGGTCGGCGACCTTCCCTGGCTCGTCGGGCTGGTGTTCGTCGGCGCACAGCTCGAGGCGTTCAGCGCCGAGGGGATCGAGGGGCTCGACCCCCTCACGGTTCTCGCGCTCACGCTAGTCGGTTTGCTCGTGGTGGGAAAGCCGCTCTATTCGCGGCTACGCGACTGA
- a CDS encoding SDR family NAD(P)-dependent oxidoreductase produces the protein MIEPDLEGRTVLVTGSAKGLGRAFTLACADRGADVAVHFKTSESAAREVAESARERGAETTTVRGDVTDPDEVDALFGIVEADLGPVEILVNNVGAFAPRHWAEIDVETWRRVMETNVTGTYLCSRRALTGMRDRGYGRIVNVGYASSEKGMVNPKNAPYFMAKSSVLMFTRMLAADTAEDGITVNAVSPYVIENSAEFPEELPRGRPAAYEDVIQALFTFLEEGSGYISGTNLEVDGGWLPEDV, from the coding sequence GTGATCGAACCCGACCTCGAGGGGCGGACCGTTCTAGTGACCGGCAGCGCGAAGGGTCTCGGCCGAGCGTTCACGCTCGCCTGTGCCGACCGGGGTGCGGACGTCGCCGTCCACTTCAAGACGAGCGAATCAGCGGCCCGTGAGGTCGCCGAGTCGGCCCGCGAGCGCGGTGCCGAGACGACGACCGTCCGCGGCGACGTCACCGATCCCGACGAGGTCGACGCGCTGTTCGGGATCGTCGAGGCCGACCTGGGTCCGGTCGAGATCCTCGTGAACAACGTCGGCGCGTTCGCGCCGCGACACTGGGCCGAGATCGACGTCGAGACGTGGCGACGCGTGATGGAGACGAACGTCACCGGCACCTACCTCTGTTCGAGGCGCGCGCTGACGGGGATGCGCGATCGGGGCTACGGGCGGATCGTCAACGTCGGCTACGCCTCGAGCGAGAAGGGGATGGTCAACCCGAAGAACGCCCCCTACTTCATGGCGAAGTCGAGCGTGCTGATGTTCACCCGGATGCTGGCGGCCGACACCGCGGAGGACGGGATCACCGTCAATGCGGTCTCGCCGTACGTGATCGAGAACTCCGCGGAGTTCCCCGAGGAGCTCCCCCGAGGGCGACCCGCGGCCTACGAGGACGTGATCCAGGCGCTCTTTACCTTCCTCGAGGAGGGAAGCGGCTACATCAGCGGCACGAACCTCGAGGTCGACGGCGGCTGGCTTCCCGAGGACGTCTGA
- a CDS encoding MFS transporter — MARRKREWDYRWTVLVLCTLAFFATMVARLVISPVVPRIEAAFGASSGLVGLALTGLWAAYALAQFPSGVLADRYGERTVILAAIGLTAAASGLLSLSPSMPVFVLLTVVLGGVAGLHYSVATSLLTRTFDGVGTAIGLHNSGAPLAGLLAPVAAAAVAGWVGWRASIGLGALVAAPIFLLFAWKVRPTEPARPGQPMRERFALGPVRDLLTRPRIAFTALLAILCEFVWQATASFLPAFLIYHHGHSAAAASALFSLYFVVHGITQPGVGVLSDRIGRDAAAGLCALSGIAGYGTLVVGAGLPVLVGAIVLVGTGMSWGAAILPRFMDNLSAEEQGAGFGLVRTAYMIVSATGSAVVGSVADLAGWGAAFSVFVALLSVVVAALVLNRTLDLGL, encoded by the coding sequence ATGGCTCGGCGGAAGCGGGAATGGGACTATCGGTGGACGGTCCTCGTCCTCTGTACGCTCGCGTTCTTCGCGACGATGGTCGCGCGGCTGGTGATCAGCCCCGTCGTTCCCCGGATCGAGGCGGCGTTCGGCGCCTCCTCCGGGCTGGTTGGGCTGGCGCTGACGGGGCTCTGGGCGGCGTACGCGCTCGCGCAGTTCCCCTCGGGCGTGCTCGCGGACCGCTACGGCGAACGGACGGTGATCCTCGCCGCGATCGGACTCACGGCTGCGGCGAGCGGCCTGCTCTCGCTCTCGCCGTCGATGCCGGTCTTCGTGCTTCTCACCGTCGTTCTGGGCGGGGTCGCCGGCCTCCACTACAGCGTCGCGACCAGCCTGCTGACGCGAACGTTCGACGGGGTCGGCACCGCGATCGGCCTGCACAATTCGGGGGCGCCGCTCGCCGGCCTGCTCGCGCCGGTCGCCGCCGCGGCGGTCGCCGGCTGGGTCGGCTGGCGCGCCTCGATCGGGCTGGGCGCGCTCGTCGCGGCGCCGATCTTCCTGCTGTTCGCCTGGAAGGTGCGGCCCACCGAGCCCGCCCGCCCGGGCCAGCCGATGCGCGAACGCTTCGCCCTCGGGCCCGTTCGGGACCTGCTTACCCGCCCGCGGATCGCCTTCACCGCGCTGCTCGCGATCCTCTGTGAGTTCGTCTGGCAGGCGACCGCCTCCTTCCTCCCCGCCTTCCTGATCTACCACCACGGCCACTCGGCGGCGGCCGCGAGCGCGCTGTTCTCGCTCTACTTCGTCGTCCACGGGATCACCCAGCCGGGCGTGGGCGTGCTCTCGGACCGGATCGGGCGCGACGCGGCGGCCGGGCTCTGTGCGCTCTCGGGGATCGCCGGGTACGGGACGCTGGTAGTCGGGGCCGGGCTTCCGGTCCTCGTCGGCGCGATCGTGCTGGTCGGAACGGGAATGAGCTGGGGGGCCGCGATCCTGCCGCGCTTCATGGACAACCTCTCGGCCGAGGAGCAGGGGGCGGGCTTCGGGCTGGTGCGGACGGCGTACATGATCGTCAGCGCGACCGGAAGCGCCGTCGTCGGCAGCGTCGCCGACCTCGCGGGCTGGGGAGCGGCGTTCTCGGTGTTCGTCGCGCTGCTCTCGGTAGTGGTGGCGGCGCTCGTGCTCAACCGGACGCTGGATCTGGGTCTCTGA
- a CDS encoding DUF1028 domain-containing protein — MTFSICVREPTNDGADGRRFGVAVTTRLPGVGRLCPFVSGNGAIATQSLVNVDLGRRGLGYVDKGLAIEDALRALLNADDDVESRQLHGVDHEGTFAFSGDECRGWFGHREGEGYTVAGNLLADESVLEATAETYEANRDGNRPLAERLIDALAAGQDVGGDRRTERSVQSSALRVVSATEPTPVAAYDDLRVDASEEPIAELRGTYELARRGHAETHGTADEDGG; from the coding sequence ATGACGTTCAGCATCTGTGTTCGTGAACCCACTAACGACGGAGCCGACGGCCGTCGGTTCGGCGTCGCGGTGACGACGCGCCTTCCGGGCGTGGGTCGGCTCTGCCCGTTCGTGAGCGGAAACGGCGCGATCGCCACACAGAGTCTGGTCAACGTCGATCTAGGTCGTCGGGGGCTCGGCTACGTCGACAAGGGGCTGGCGATCGAGGACGCCCTCCGTGCGCTGTTGAACGCCGACGACGACGTCGAGAGCCGCCAGCTCCACGGCGTCGACCACGAAGGAACGTTCGCCTTCTCCGGCGACGAGTGTCGGGGGTGGTTCGGCCACCGCGAGGGCGAGGGCTACACCGTCGCCGGAAACCTGCTGGCCGACGAGTCCGTGCTCGAGGCGACCGCCGAGACGTACGAGGCGAACCGGGACGGGAATCGACCGCTCGCCGAGAGACTGATCGACGCGCTGGCGGCGGGCCAGGACGTGGGCGGGGACCGGCGGACGGAGCGCTCCGTTCAGAGCTCGGCGCTTCGGGTCGTCTCGGCGACGGAACCGACGCCGGTGGCGGCGTACGACGACCTCCGCGTCGACGCGAGCGAGGAGCCGATCGCCGAGCTCCGCGGAACGTACGAGCTGGCCAGGCGAGGCCACGCCGAGACCCATGGGACGGCCGACGAGGACGGCGGGTGA
- a CDS encoding universal stress protein translates to MAIETILVAIGQDDEDRAKRLGEATIDVAGPTGAHVVLGHVFTQREYDEVVDRLDFSAGDRPDPSAVAERHVETRTIAQSLDAAGIDYEIRGSVGDRGESIVGLAEDVGADRVLVGGRRRSPAGKAVFGSTAQEVMLSSPCPVTFVQD, encoded by the coding sequence ATGGCGATCGAAACGATACTAGTCGCGATCGGGCAGGACGACGAGGACAGGGCGAAACGACTCGGCGAGGCGACGATCGACGTCGCGGGGCCGACGGGCGCACACGTGGTACTAGGACACGTGTTCACCCAGCGGGAGTACGACGAGGTGGTAGACCGCCTCGACTTCAGCGCCGGCGATCGTCCCGACCCCAGCGCCGTCGCCGAACGCCACGTCGAGACCCGGACCATCGCCCAGTCGCTCGACGCCGCCGGGATCGACTACGAGATCCGCGGCTCCGTCGGCGACCGCGGCGAGTCGATCGTCGGCCTCGCGGAGGACGTCGGCGCCGACCGCGTGCTCGTCGGCGGGCGCAGGCGGAGCCCGGCGGGCAAGGCGGTCTTCGGAAGCACCGCCCAGGAAGTGATGCTCTCCTCGCCGTGTCCCGTCACCTTCGTCCAGGACTGA
- a CDS encoding MoaD/ThiS family protein: MSTTRSEGEPERTSDRTVTVVCTGHVYTAVGEHRFQYEFEGTKLRDLLAALFEEHDIEHMLIAETEAEATHSGWAPTPDELPGTWRKNPEGEQTRKYARVTVNGRFNEHFDGLDTELSDGDRVALIYPFMFCC, from the coding sequence ATGAGCACGACGCGATCCGAGGGCGAGCCCGAGCGAACGTCCGATCGCACCGTCACGGTCGTCTGCACCGGGCACGTCTACACCGCGGTAGGCGAACACCGCTTTCAGTACGAGTTCGAGGGGACGAAGCTCCGCGACCTGCTCGCGGCGCTGTTCGAGGAGCACGACATCGAGCACATGCTCATCGCCGAGACGGAGGCCGAGGCCACCCACAGCGGCTGGGCGCCCACTCCCGACGAGCTACCGGGCACCTGGCGGAAGAACCCCGAGGGCGAGCAGACGCGCAAGTACGCCCGCGTGACCGTCAACGGGCGGTTCAACGAGCACTTCGACGGGCTTGACACCGAGTTGAGCGACGGCGACCGCGTCGCGCTCATCTACCCGTTCATGTTCTGCTGTTAG